The Streptomyces sp. TG1A-8 genome has a window encoding:
- a CDS encoding Tn3 family transposase, producing MARTPLDLDDLVEHWTLLKDEQGLVSGKRGATRLGFAVLLKFYTQHGRFPRGRFELPGEAVEFVARQVQVSAAELDAYEWSGRTVEYHRAQIRGHLGFRECSVADADKLTGWLAEHVACEERRPEQVRVELLARCRAESIEPPTPGRCDRIVGAALRVAEETLTARISARLTVESTERIVALVVGADQEGDAAPGEGEDGPPVLGKIKEAPGNVSLETMLTEIDKLLAVRAVGLPADLFADVAPKVVAGWRARAAVESPSHLRTHPLPLRVTLLAALLHERKREITDTLVELLISTVHRIGARAEKKVTEQLVNAFKKVSGKENILFKLAEASIGKPEGTVREVVYPAVSGGEQTLRELVHEFKTRGPVYRRTVQATLKASYTNHYRRGLIKLLDVLEFRSSNHTHRPVIEALALVARYAAAGNTTYYPLGETVPVHKAMGGDWAEVVHRTDKRGRRRVVRMVYEVVAFQALRDQLKCKEIWVVGADKWRNPDEDLPQDFAERREENYRELRKPLDPAVFVDELREQMTTELGLLNDRMPKLGWLDIAERKSGAIRLTPAEAQPEPKNLRRVKGEVQRRWGIVPLIDMLKEAVLRTGCLDAVTSVSGGGSLPAEVLAERLLLVIYAYGTNTGIKAVASGGHGHTEDELRYVRRRYLTPETARQIAIEIANATFAARSTELWGQGSTAVASDSTHVRAYDQNLFTEWHSRYGGRGVLIYWHVEKKSLAIHSQLINCTASEVAAMIEGAMRHGTTMDVEANYTDSHGQSEIGFGITRLLNFDLLPRIKRINKVKLYRPVAGEPDAYPQLTPALTRPIRWELIAQQYDQMIKYATAIRTRTASTEAILRRFTRNASHPTYVAMLEVGRAQKTIFVARYLRLRDLQREIEEGLNVMESSNGANSVIAYGKGGEIASNRRDEQEMFVLCLRILQSALVYVNTLMLQDILGEEEWADLLTPADRRGLTPLFWSHVRPYGEVNLDMDTRLSLTAATVPGPRTVDGKAVRSTVGRI from the coding sequence GTGGCCCGTACCCCTTTGGACCTGGACGACCTGGTCGAGCACTGGACGCTGTTGAAGGACGAGCAAGGGCTCGTGTCCGGCAAGCGCGGTGCGACGCGACTCGGCTTCGCCGTGTTGCTGAAGTTCTACACGCAGCACGGCCGGTTTCCCCGGGGCCGGTTCGAGTTGCCGGGCGAGGCGGTGGAGTTCGTCGCTCGGCAGGTACAGGTGTCCGCCGCCGAGCTGGACGCGTACGAGTGGAGCGGCCGGACGGTCGAATACCACCGCGCGCAGATCCGCGGGCACCTGGGCTTTCGCGAGTGCAGCGTGGCGGATGCGGACAAGCTGACCGGCTGGCTCGCTGAGCATGTCGCGTGCGAGGAGCGGCGGCCGGAGCAGGTGCGGGTGGAACTGCTGGCCCGCTGCCGGGCGGAGAGCATTGAGCCGCCGACTCCGGGGCGGTGTGACCGGATCGTGGGCGCCGCGCTGCGAGTGGCCGAGGAGACGCTGACGGCGAGGATCTCGGCGCGGCTGACGGTGGAGAGCACGGAGCGGATCGTGGCCCTGGTCGTCGGCGCCGACCAGGAGGGCGACGCCGCACCCGGTGAGGGCGAGGACGGGCCGCCGGTCCTGGGGAAGATCAAGGAGGCTCCGGGCAATGTGAGCCTGGAGACGATGCTCACCGAGATCGACAAGCTGCTCGCGGTGAGGGCGGTCGGGCTGCCGGCGGACCTGTTCGCCGACGTCGCGCCGAAGGTGGTGGCCGGGTGGCGGGCGCGAGCCGCGGTGGAATCCCCCTCTCATCTGCGCACGCACCCGCTGCCGCTGCGGGTGACGCTGCTGGCCGCGCTGCTGCACGAGCGGAAGCGGGAGATCACGGACACGCTGGTGGAGCTGCTGATATCCACGGTGCATCGGATCGGGGCGCGGGCGGAGAAAAAGGTCACCGAGCAGCTGGTCAACGCGTTCAAGAAGGTGTCGGGCAAGGAGAACATCCTCTTCAAGCTCGCCGAGGCGTCGATCGGGAAGCCGGAGGGCACGGTCCGTGAGGTGGTCTACCCGGCGGTGTCCGGCGGTGAGCAGACGCTGCGGGAGCTGGTACACGAGTTCAAGACCCGCGGCCCGGTCTACCGGCGCACGGTGCAGGCGACACTGAAGGCGTCGTACACCAACCACTACCGGCGCGGGCTGATCAAGCTGCTGGACGTGCTGGAGTTCCGCTCGTCCAACCACACCCACCGGCCGGTGATCGAGGCCCTGGCGCTGGTGGCCCGGTACGCGGCGGCGGGCAACACCACCTACTACCCGCTGGGCGAGACCGTGCCCGTGCACAAGGCGATGGGCGGAGACTGGGCCGAGGTCGTCCACCGCACCGACAAGCGCGGCCGGCGCCGAGTGGTGCGCATGGTCTACGAGGTCGTCGCCTTCCAGGCCCTGCGCGACCAGCTCAAGTGCAAGGAGATATGGGTGGTCGGCGCCGACAAGTGGCGCAACCCGGACGAGGATTTGCCCCAGGACTTCGCCGAGCGGCGCGAGGAGAACTACCGCGAACTGCGCAAGCCGCTGGACCCTGCCGTCTTCGTCGACGAGCTGCGCGAGCAGATGACCACCGAACTGGGCTTGCTGAACGACCGGATGCCGAAGTTGGGCTGGCTGGACATCGCTGAGCGGAAGTCCGGGGCGATTCGGCTGACTCCGGCCGAGGCCCAGCCCGAGCCGAAGAACCTGCGTCGGGTCAAGGGCGAGGTACAGCGCCGGTGGGGCATCGTGCCGCTCATCGACATGCTGAAAGAAGCCGTCCTGCGCACCGGCTGCCTGGACGCGGTCACCTCGGTCTCCGGCGGTGGCTCCCTCCCGGCGGAAGTCCTGGCCGAGCGCCTGCTCCTGGTGATCTACGCCTATGGTACGAACACCGGGATCAAGGCCGTTGCCTCCGGCGGGCATGGTCACACCGAGGACGAACTACGCTACGTGCGCCGCCGGTATCTGACCCCGGAGACGGCCCGGCAGATCGCCATCGAGATCGCGAATGCCACCTTCGCCGCCCGCAGTACCGAGTTGTGGGGACAGGGATCGACCGCGGTCGCCTCCGACTCCACCCACGTGCGGGCCTACGACCAGAACCTGTTCACCGAGTGGCACTCGCGCTACGGCGGACGCGGTGTGCTCATCTACTGGCACGTGGAGAAAAAGTCCCTGGCGATCCACTCCCAGCTGATCAACTGCACCGCTTCCGAAGTCGCCGCGATGATCGAGGGCGCGATGCGGCACGGCACCACCATGGACGTCGAAGCCAACTACACAGACAGCCATGGCCAGTCGGAAATCGGGTTCGGCATCACAAGGCTGCTGAACTTCGACCTGCTGCCGCGAATCAAGCGGATCAACAAGGTGAAGCTGTACCGGCCGGTGGCTGGCGAACCGGATGCCTACCCGCAGCTGACCCCGGCGCTGACCCGTCCGATTCGCTGGGAACTCATCGCCCAGCAGTACGACCAGATGATCAAGTATGCGACCGCGATTCGGACCCGCACCGCGTCCACCGAGGCGATCCTGCGCCGCTTTACCCGCAACGCCTCCCACCCCACCTACGTGGCGATGCTGGAGGTCGGCCGCGCTCAGAAGACCATTTTCGTGGCCCGCTATCTGCGGCTGAGGGACCTTCAGCGGGAGATCGAGGAGGGCCTGAACGTGATGGAGTCCTCCAACGGCGCTAACTCCGTGATCGCCTACGGCAAGGGCGGGGAGATCGCCTCGAACCGGCGCGACGAGCAGGAGATGTTCGTGCTGTGCCTGCGGATTCTGCAATCAGCTCTGGTCTACGTGAACACCCTGATGCTCCAGGACATCCTCGGCGAAGAGGAGTGGGCAGACCTCCTCACCCCCGCCGACCGGCGCGGCTTGACTCCTCTGTTCTGGTCCCATGTACGCCCGTACGGTGAGGTGAACCTCGACATGGACACCCGTCTCAGCCTCACCGCGGCAACCGTTCCCGGCCCTCGGACCGTAGACGGTAAGGCCGTACGTTCCACCGTGGGGAGAATATGA
- a CDS encoding zeta toxin family protein, producing MGEGDLLEAWPESESRQVMEQVIIPAATRGAVRQSHSVVVVVAGQPGAGKTEIADLVQATLGRRGGAVRICRDLYKAAHRRYRRHLATDVRTAGVRVRPDTSRLQAAIEDHVRVHGVPVRTLSPAANGGDLARVSPVWVSPGSYSCAGG from the coding sequence GTGGGGGAAGGCGACCTTCTGGAGGCGTGGCCCGAGTCGGAGAGCCGCCAGGTGATGGAGCAGGTGATCATTCCGGCGGCCACGAGGGGAGCCGTGCGCCAGTCGCATTCGGTCGTCGTGGTGGTCGCCGGGCAACCGGGTGCAGGGAAGACCGAGATCGCCGATCTCGTTCAGGCGACTCTGGGCCGCCGGGGCGGCGCCGTACGGATCTGCCGCGACCTCTACAAGGCCGCACACCGGCGCTACCGCCGGCACCTGGCTACCGACGTGCGCACCGCCGGGGTCCGAGTCCGCCCGGATACGAGCCGCTTGCAGGCCGCGATCGAGGATCACGTCCGCGTACACGGGGTGCCGGTAAGAACGCTGTCACCAGCCGCAAACGGCGGTGATCTTGCGAGGGTGTCACCCGTGTGGGTGAGTCCGGGGTCGTACAGCTGCGCGGGAGGATGA
- a CDS encoding helix-turn-helix domain-containing protein: MSELFDAVDALVASRSPLPPAEERKRLRVAHGLTLDEVAAALKVRRATVSGWESVKKPTEPRGPEREAYARLLRKLAELYPAPATPQEPAAPVPATFTGAPDPAGAMPEVPDALIDEVVANLTPPAPAPAGDMPAVPDDAIDQAFPVWPAGASRRPANTTRSSSTSRRPGVKKAAPAGTPAGNADPRFENGPLAVVDADADGKVVAYCVGGLVLDVPAKSLPSLVDWTLKEAKLGQPKLSGPGRPADPLLVLTEAACERYGLPAALTEEERLAGRIPEGHKVIKQLTRADWKLTKRGFGPWARIYRPAKGSDRQCVQLCIPSWHALDTRHWGHAAQLPPAELARVLGVYASRVMTPRGSTAVTGLELMTALHPPTHAVRDEATGELRQAPDKTPGSLGVKPVDCAPCEAPDGHPLLKDLPRFHVRGPGEKLFEESYDWARPMTDAECTLRYLVGLDVNLAFGAGANGLTVGLGEPTQVKNPVFDPKLPGSWLVDLSHVDLSRVKVGKEWVELDGSLLPSPFTPKGDRPEGPAWYATPTVAYAVELGYEVRPLEAWVRYDNGRYLDGWYTRLRDAYLATMADLGVHADLEPADFLAAMDGYKERDPELAIVATAIKATVKGGIGKLRERPRGEGWRSGERWRALERPTWRPDIRAAVISRTRTNLHRKIVKHAAFTGQYPVAVNHDCVVYASNGPSPLDFLPYRDGKPLPGGFKLGINPGLVKHEGTQTVLWGEEVRERFDAPELNLARYIKDGTVIDTDNGE; this comes from the coding sequence ATGTCTGAGTTGTTCGATGCGGTCGACGCGCTGGTCGCGTCCCGCTCTCCGCTGCCGCCGGCGGAGGAGCGCAAGCGGCTGCGGGTAGCGCACGGCCTGACGCTGGACGAGGTCGCCGCCGCGCTGAAGGTGCGGCGGGCCACGGTGTCCGGCTGGGAGTCGGTGAAGAAGCCGACCGAGCCGCGCGGTCCGGAGCGTGAGGCGTACGCACGGCTGCTGAGGAAGCTCGCGGAGCTCTACCCCGCACCGGCAACGCCGCAGGAGCCGGCCGCGCCGGTTCCCGCCACGTTTACCGGCGCGCCCGACCCGGCAGGCGCAATGCCAGAGGTGCCGGACGCTTTGATCGACGAAGTGGTCGCAAACCTTACGCCGCCCGCTCCCGCCCCGGCAGGCGATATGCCAGCGGTTCCGGACGATGCCATTGACCAGGCGTTCCCTGTATGGCCTGCCGGGGCGTCGCGGCGCCCGGCGAACACCACCAGGAGCTCGTCGACGTCGCGCCGTCCGGGCGTGAAGAAGGCGGCCCCGGCTGGTACTCCGGCGGGCAACGCCGATCCGCGGTTCGAGAACGGTCCGCTGGCGGTCGTCGACGCCGACGCCGACGGGAAGGTGGTGGCGTACTGCGTCGGTGGCCTGGTCCTGGACGTGCCCGCCAAGTCCCTGCCGTCCCTGGTGGACTGGACCCTCAAGGAGGCGAAGCTCGGGCAGCCGAAGCTGTCCGGCCCCGGAAGGCCGGCCGACCCGCTGCTCGTGCTCACCGAGGCCGCGTGCGAGCGCTACGGCCTCCCGGCCGCCCTCACCGAGGAGGAGCGGCTCGCCGGGCGCATCCCGGAGGGCCACAAGGTCATCAAGCAGCTGACCCGCGCCGACTGGAAGCTCACGAAGCGCGGCTTCGGGCCGTGGGCGCGGATCTACCGCCCGGCCAAGGGCTCGGACCGCCAGTGCGTGCAGTTGTGCATCCCGTCCTGGCACGCACTCGACACCCGTCACTGGGGCCACGCCGCGCAGCTTCCGCCGGCGGAACTCGCTCGCGTGCTGGGCGTGTACGCCTCGAGGGTGATGACGCCGCGCGGCTCCACCGCCGTCACCGGCCTGGAGCTGATGACCGCGCTGCACCCGCCGACCCACGCCGTGCGGGACGAGGCCACCGGTGAGCTACGGCAGGCCCCCGACAAGACTCCCGGGTCCCTGGGCGTGAAGCCGGTGGACTGCGCGCCGTGCGAGGCCCCCGACGGCCACCCGCTGCTGAAGGACCTGCCCCGCTTCCACGTGCGCGGCCCCGGCGAGAAGCTGTTCGAGGAGTCCTACGACTGGGCGCGGCCGATGACCGATGCCGAGTGCACCCTGCGCTACCTGGTCGGCCTGGATGTGAACCTCGCTTTCGGCGCCGGCGCCAACGGCCTGACCGTCGGCCTGGGGGAGCCCACGCAGGTGAAGAACCCGGTGTTCGACCCGAAGCTGCCCGGCTCCTGGCTGGTCGACCTGTCCCACGTGGACCTCTCAAGGGTGAAGGTCGGCAAGGAGTGGGTGGAGCTGGACGGCAGCCTGCTGCCGAGCCCGTTCACGCCGAAGGGCGACCGCCCGGAGGGCCCGGCCTGGTATGCGACGCCGACCGTCGCGTACGCGGTGGAGCTCGGCTACGAGGTGCGCCCGCTGGAGGCATGGGTGCGCTATGACAACGGCCGCTACCTGGACGGCTGGTACACCCGGCTGCGCGACGCCTACCTCGCCACGATGGCCGACCTCGGCGTGCACGCGGACCTGGAGCCGGCCGACTTCCTCGCGGCGATGGACGGCTACAAGGAGCGCGATCCCGAGCTGGCGATCGTCGCCACCGCGATCAAGGCGACGGTGAAGGGTGGCATCGGCAAGCTGCGCGAGCGGCCCCGTGGTGAGGGTTGGCGGTCGGGCGAGCGGTGGCGGGCCCTGGAGCGGCCGACCTGGCGCCCGGATATCCGGGCGGCGGTCATCTCCCGCACCCGCACCAACCTCCACAGGAAGATCGTCAAGCATGCGGCGTTCACCGGCCAGTACCCGGTCGCCGTCAACCACGACTGCGTCGTCTACGCCTCGAACGGGCCCTCGCCGCTGGACTTCCTGCCCTACCGGGACGGCAAGCCGCTGCCCGGCGGGTTCAAGCTCGGCATCAACCCCGGCTTGGTCAAGCACGAGGGCACCCAGACCGTCCTGTGGGGCGAGGAGGTCCGCGAGCGGTTCGACGCTCCGGAGCTCAACCTCGCCCGGTACATCAAGGACGGCACCGTCATCGACACCGACAACGGGGAGTAG
- a CDS encoding XRE family transcriptional regulator, with protein sequence MALFGDGLEAAVQKAFTRPAPKSAGAQMRYLVKQMKGTKAVAQMLRISQRTVERYVKDQIKKPRPDLAARLEREVKKRWQPQIRAKARQKAATTGGIVIDTRARLGYTAPIGTTDQDRIRHLTVALPPIYAARLFDAQKAGASDARLQQIAAEALKEVYFQDNGRRAGSLEEVRFTDIEHLEFEL encoded by the coding sequence ATGGCCTTGTTCGGGGACGGCCTGGAGGCCGCGGTGCAGAAGGCGTTCACCCGCCCGGCACCCAAGAGCGCGGGCGCGCAGATGCGGTACCTGGTCAAACAGATGAAGGGCACCAAGGCGGTCGCCCAGATGCTGCGGATCTCCCAGCGCACCGTCGAGCGGTACGTGAAGGACCAGATCAAAAAGCCCCGCCCTGACCTTGCCGCGCGCCTGGAGCGCGAGGTGAAGAAGCGGTGGCAGCCGCAGATCAGAGCCAAGGCCCGGCAGAAGGCGGCCACCACCGGCGGCATCGTCATCGACACCCGCGCCCGCCTCGGCTACACCGCGCCGATCGGGACGACGGACCAGGACCGCATCCGGCACCTCACCGTCGCCCTGCCCCCGATCTACGCCGCGCGCCTCTTCGATGCCCAGAAGGCTGGCGCCAGCGACGCCCGACTCCAGCAGATCGCCGCCGAAGCGCTCAAGGAGGTGTACTTCCAGGACAACGGCCGCCGCGCCGGCTCCCTGGAAGAGGTCCGGTTCACGGACATCGAGCACCTCGAGTTCGAGCTGTAG
- a CDS encoding enoyl-CoA hydratase/isomerase family protein, which yields MTYDLPALHITVADGVATVTLDNPPLNLSDGTLLSSLRRFVAQVRDDTDVRVIVFDSADPDFFIAHGDMRFVTDPDVMAAAGAAIQAAGPDAEFPPGLNLMQVVHEEVRALPQVTIAKLTGLARGGGNEFLMALDMRFAAIGTAGQAQPEVLLGIMAGGGGTQYMTSLIGRARTLELLLGAQLVDAELAERYGLVNRALPADEIDDFVTSLARRIGALKPEIISAVKTAVNAAATPVTREGLGTENALLTPLFSADAAALAHRLLAAGMQTREGERDLEALLERQ from the coding sequence ATGACCTATGACCTGCCCGCCCTGCACATCACCGTGGCCGACGGCGTCGCCACCGTCACTCTCGACAACCCGCCGCTCAACCTCTCCGACGGCACGCTGCTGTCCTCGCTGCGTCGCTTCGTCGCCCAGGTGCGTGACGACACCGACGTGCGCGTCATCGTCTTCGACAGCGCCGACCCGGACTTCTTCATCGCCCATGGAGACATGCGCTTCGTGACCGACCCCGACGTCATGGCCGCCGCCGGCGCCGCCATCCAGGCCGCCGGCCCCGACGCCGAATTCCCCCCGGGCCTGAACCTCATGCAGGTCGTGCACGAAGAGGTGCGTGCGCTGCCCCAGGTCACCATCGCCAAACTCACCGGCCTTGCCCGAGGCGGCGGCAACGAGTTCCTCATGGCGCTGGACATGCGCTTCGCCGCCATCGGCACCGCGGGTCAGGCCCAGCCCGAAGTACTCCTGGGCATCATGGCCGGCGGGGGCGGCACCCAGTACATGACCTCCCTGATCGGGCGCGCCCGCACCCTGGAACTCCTGTTGGGCGCACAGCTCGTGGATGCCGAACTCGCCGAGCGGTACGGCCTCGTCAACCGTGCTCTGCCCGCCGACGAGATCGACGACTTCGTCACCTCCCTCGCCCGACGCATCGGCGCCCTCAAGCCAGAAATCATCAGCGCGGTCAAGACCGCCGTGAACGCCGCGGCCACCCCCGTCACCCGCGAGGGTCTCGGCACCGAGAACGCTCTGCTCACCCCCCTCTTCAGCGCCGACGCGGCCGCACTCGCACACCGGCTACTCGCCGCCGGCATGCAGACCCGCGAGGGCGAGCGTGACCTGGAAGCTCTCCTTGAGCGGCAGTGA
- a CDS encoding TetR family transcriptional regulator, whose protein sequence is MRGVSTRAIGRAAIKDELAAIARPLFLDAGFDNVTFDDLAAAAGVSRSTFLRYFGSKEDVALFSFDPLGEAMSAALASRPADEDEWTSLRRCIDPAIALLVREPDEGLALLRLVWSTPPLWARLHEKQASWRSLLVERLTERSGADPDSPRTSPLALRTRAMAALGCLMVAFDSWVEVEGQEDLDVLTDLTFEALAPTAPRR, encoded by the coding sequence ATGAGAGGTGTAAGTACTCGCGCCATCGGGCGTGCTGCGATCAAGGACGAACTGGCGGCCATCGCCCGTCCCCTCTTCCTTGATGCCGGTTTCGACAACGTCACCTTTGACGACCTCGCAGCCGCGGCCGGCGTCTCGCGCAGCACCTTCCTGAGGTACTTCGGGAGCAAGGAGGACGTCGCCCTCTTCTCTTTCGACCCCTTGGGTGAAGCGATGTCCGCAGCGTTGGCGTCCCGACCTGCCGATGAGGATGAGTGGACATCCCTGAGGCGTTGCATCGATCCGGCCATCGCCCTACTCGTGCGCGAGCCGGATGAGGGCCTGGCCCTTTTGCGTCTGGTGTGGAGCACCCCGCCGTTGTGGGCGCGCCTGCACGAGAAACAGGCCAGCTGGCGTTCCCTGCTGGTCGAGCGTCTGACCGAGCGTTCCGGGGCCGACCCCGACTCCCCCCGCACGTCCCCTCTCGCCCTGCGCACGCGGGCGATGGCTGCGCTGGGATGCTTGATGGTCGCCTTCGACAGCTGGGTGGAAGTTGAAGGACAGGAGGATCTGGACGTTCTGACGGATCTGACCTTCGAGGCCTTGGCGCCGACCGCGCCTCGGCGCTGA
- a CDS encoding IS6 family transposase: MDSTPPSHKGHRYPVEIISHCVWLCHRFPPSFREVEELLLGRGVFVSYETVRRWCARFGQAYASALRRRRPRPGDKWHLDEVFVRISGARKYLWRAVDQDGNVLDTLMQNRRDKAAARRLFRGLLKRTSAVPRVVITDKLRSYGAAHREVMPSVEPRQSKYLNNRAENSHQPTRQRERAMKGFRSVGGAQRFLSAFNGIPPHFRPRRHLMPATAHRTEMSIRFAIWDQITGAADQPTTA, encoded by the coding sequence GTGGACAGCACGCCACCGTCGCACAAGGGGCACCGGTACCCGGTGGAGATCATCTCCCACTGTGTGTGGCTCTGCCACCGCTTCCCGCCGTCGTTCCGGGAGGTCGAGGAGCTGCTGCTCGGGCGCGGCGTGTTCGTCTCCTACGAGACGGTCCGCCGCTGGTGCGCCAGGTTCGGGCAGGCCTACGCCAGCGCGCTGCGCCGTCGGCGGCCTCGGCCCGGGGACAAATGGCATCTGGACGAGGTCTTCGTCAGGATCAGCGGAGCGCGGAAGTACCTGTGGCGGGCCGTGGACCAGGACGGCAACGTGCTGGACACCCTCATGCAGAACCGCCGGGACAAGGCCGCGGCCAGGCGGCTCTTCCGCGGGCTGCTGAAGAGGACCAGCGCGGTGCCGCGGGTGGTAATCACCGACAAGCTGCGTTCCTACGGCGCGGCCCACCGCGAGGTCATGCCCTCGGTCGAGCCCCGTCAGTCGAAGTACCTCAACAACCGGGCCGAAAACAGCCACCAGCCGACCAGGCAGCGTGAACGCGCCATGAAGGGCTTCCGCTCGGTGGGCGGGGCCCAGCGGTTCCTGTCCGCGTTCAACGGTATCCCGCCCCACTTCCGGCCCCGCCGACACCTGATGCCCGCCACCGCCCACCGAACCGAGATGAGTATCCGCTTCGCGATCTGGGACCAGATCACCGGCGCTGCCGACCAGCCCACCACGGCCTGA